The following proteins are encoded in a genomic region of Phaeodactylum tricornutum CCAP 1055/1 chromosome 1, whole genome shotgun sequence:
- a CDS encoding predicted protein has protein sequence MASSRWKRFAFFERSTLDVPPEVIDDLIPVDGVSRDNRRSVKSLKLAGKEVSNDSVILIVTTAALPLYSKPTEVRTTHISAGQRKKQETKDDSISAMWSSLTACTVPAFAEEGNNSSGAAGEALAHGISMPSQAQLPRQGMNGRISKALKGASMDGLVLSFVTSRSTEFVHCVDVTVRCNPPRGKESLEDLDGWRGYFSPFLRTPGDRSGTTSETPMVENTNHSDVSVLGIAACRMSTGGQIVDEHDVVHLVCISAQQICVWEDPHIHLSCRRPLTPPPVPSEARTVYLQSSWRPTDGNCRVVDIIPGIVAVGTDTGAVLILTYSPDLSVSTSRPQGLRTYLRIPPPPTQNLEVVSVKISLVNDKASVFVAYNFTGSVSVSQMSTAGVCCYDFPVPTPSSPSLSAPSARHDLDGRYVGSSTLVDALTTQRGLELSVTERIGVAPVDGTKLALCLIPPTIPMERTREVDLEGIPHGYALVASTDAKSGRDAVDIYDSTNKLVAFHLLLSPGHRAVRTVGITTPPVQCTDGGIKGGRSSALVLTSGGSFVTLTEKLTDEKISLLVQKNLFSAAIVVAYADPSYQPEEISQLYRQYAEHLYHKGDFSAAIDQYIHTIGSLESSHVIFRYLDAPKIPLLVKYLESLRSRDLATAVHNELLRTCHLKMNDREAAEAIITTSSSIDKASLSSILTNISSSPKEALATICSLDARQTAEIVIQHGASLTRVLPREMAGIVISLCVGTYSPKGLADAASAASTDLNRMIAYATDDKKKACEPFPANLFASAFVEHPKMLRLVLAHCNRNKCVLTPSLRRTLLELTLAEWNQAKRSGDTEAEKLRHKEAIAALTDSHSREIGDYDALVIVQSASFDEGELLLYERLQMAPLLLDRYAKDGGEKSRRQMLAMCQSDPEILADVLGRFVDMAGRRLSQSSVKISSDYDSDFDESEEILNDIQEALALARRQRVIPPVRITRILAGEGIGQFTDRNDSSSESNLNKRTVPLSVALEYVGTILEESRREISRLKAEVEEYNQMCNSMATEIESLLRASHSLPSLAPTSSAAPRRLNIDGLYAKIRSGENENYSPGQPREAFWRDMEQSEDKFDTIARFFAKGVIS, from the exons ATGGCCTCGTCTCGTTGGAAGCGctttgcctttttcgagCGAAGCACGCTCGACGTCCCACCGGAAGTCATCGACGACCTTATTCCCGTTGATGGAGTCAGCCGAGACAACCGTCGCTCGGTCAAATCCTTAAAATTGGCTGGTAAAGAAGTGAGCAACGATTCCGTTATCTTGATAGTAACAACTGCCGCGTTGCCCTTGTATTCCAAGCCAACGGAAGTCCGTACAACTCATATTTCCGCTGGTCAGAGAaaaaaacaagaaacgaaagatgACTCTATAAGCGCCATGTGGTCGAGTCTGACAGCTTGCACAGTACCTGCTTTTGCTGAAGAGGGCAACAATTCATCTGGGGCTGCGGGGGAGGCGCTCGCTCATGGTATCTCCATGCCGAGCCAAGCGCAGCTTCCTAGACAGGGCATGAATGGGAGAATTTCGAAAGCATTAAAGGGCGCTTCCATGGATGGACTCGTACTCTCGTTTGTGACTTCTCGAAGTACAGAGTTTGTTCACTGTGTCGATGTTACAGTCCGTTGCAATCCCCCTCGGGGCAAAGAAAGTCTCGAAGATCTTGACGGTTGGCGTGGTTATTTTAGCCCATTTTTAAGAACCCCGGGCGATCGATCTGGGACGACGTCTGAAACTCCTATGGTAGAAAATACGAACCACTCTGACGTTTCGGTCTTAGGCATAGCGGCCTGTCGGATGTCAACAGGCGGTCAAATCGTCGACGAGCACGACGTTGTTCACTTGGTTTGTATTTCTGCTCAGCAGATTTGCGTGTGGGAAGATCCCCACATTCATCTTTCTTGCCGGCGTCCATTGACGCCACCTCCTGTCCCCAGTGAAGCGAGAACAGTTTATCTTCAGTCATCTTGGCGACCTACTGATGGGAATTGCCGTGTGGTAGACATTATTCCAGGCATCGTCGCCGTGGGTACCGATACAGGAGCCGTTCTTATATTAACGTATTCGCCGGACCTCTCAGTGAGCACTTCGCGACCTCAGGGCCTTCGGACGTATTTGCGTATTCCCCCACCACCGACTCAAAATTTGGAAGTAGTGAGTGTCAAAATATCATTGGTAAACGATAAGGCTAGTGTTTTTGTGGCCTACAACTTCACGGGATCAGTTTCGGTATCTCAGATGTCTACAGCAGGAGTTTGTTGCTATGATTTTCCGGTACCAACACCCAGCTCACCCTCTTTGTCGGCCCCCTCCGCCCGCCACGATTTGGACGGACGATATGTGGGTTCCTCGACATTGGTGGATGCTCTTACGACTCAGCGGGGACTAGAACTGAGTGTG ACGGAACGTATTGGAGTCGCTCCAGTTGACGGTACAAAGCTTGCTCTCTGCTTGATTCCACCGACGATCCCAATGGAAAGGACCCGAGAAGTAGATCTTGAAGGTATACCTCATGGTTATGCTCTAGTAGCGTCAACAGACGCAAAATCTGGTCGTGATGCTGTGGACATATACGATTCCACCAACAAGCTTGTTGCGTTCCATTTACTCCTTTCACCGGGACACCGCGCCGTGCGTACGGTAGGAATTACCACTCCGCCAGTCCAATGCACTGACGGAGGCATCAAAGGTGGTCGATCGTCCGCGTTGGTCCTTACTTCGGGAGGCTCATTTGTGACTTTAACCGAGAAACTGACAGATGAAAAGATCTCATTGTTAGTGCAAAAAAATCTTTTTTCGGCAGCCATTGTGGTTGCGTACGCTGATCCATCTTATCAACCAGAAGAAATTTCTCAGCTTTATCGACAGTATGCGGAACATTTGTATCACAAAGGCGACTTTAGTGCTGCAATTGATCAGTACATACATACAATCGGATCGCTAGAGTCGTCGCATGTCATTTTTCGGTACCTCGATGCACCAAAGATTCCTCTTCTTGTCAAGTATTTGGAGAGTTTGCGATCACGAGACCTTGCTACAGCGGTGCATAATGAGCTTTTACGAACGTGCCATCTCAAGATGAACGACCGCGAGGCAGCAGAAGCAATTATCACCACATCGAGTTCGATCGACAAGGCGTCATTGTCTTCTATACTAACAAATATTTCCAGCAGTCCTAAGGAGGCTCTGGCAACCATATGTTCTCTGGATGCAAGGCAGACAGCCGAAATCGTTATTCAACACGGAGCATCATTGACCCGAGTACTTCCACGAGAGATGGCTGGAATTGTTATTTCACTATGCGTTGGAACCTATTCACCGAAGGGTCTTGCAGATGCGGCATCCGCTGCATCGACTGACTTAAATCGAATGATTGCGTATGCCACGGACGACAAAAAAAAAGCCTGTGAACCCTTCCCTGCGAACTTATTTGCGTCAGCCTTCGTTGAGCACCCAAAAATGTTGCGACTCGTCCTTGCTCATtgcaatcgcaacaaatGCGTTCTGACACCATCTTTACGTCGTACCCTGCTTGAATTGACGCTGGCGGAATGGAACCAAGCGAAGCGCTCGGGTGATACCGAGGCTGAAAAGCTGCGCCACAAGGAAGCAATAGCG GCACTGACAGACTCTCATTCTCGTGAGATCGGAGACTATGATGCACTCGTTATTGTCCAATCAGCTAGCTTTGACGAAGGTGAACTGCTCTTATATGAACGATTACAGATGGCACCATTGCTTCTAGATCGATACGCTAAAGATGGAGGTGAAAAGTCGCGGCGCCAAATGCTCGCCATGTGCCAAAGCGATCCAGAGATTTTGGCAGACGTGTTGGGTCGCTTCGTCGATATGGCAGGGAGAAGGCTGTCGCAGTCCAGCGTAAAGATTAGCAGTGACTACGATTCGGATTTTGATGAATCGGAAGAAATCTTGAATGACATTCAAGAGGCCCTTGCATTAGCTCGTCGGCAACGAGTGATTCCGCCAGTTCGAATTACCCGAATCCTAGCTGGTGAGGGAATAGGACAATTTACAGATAGGAATGATAGCAGCTCGGAGAGCAATCTGAATAAGAGAACAGTTCCCCTCTCGGTCGCTTTAGAATACGTTGGGACGATCCTTGAAGAATCAAGAAGAGAAATCTCTCGCTTGAAGGCCGAGGTCGAGGAGTACAACCAGATGTGCAATTCCATGGCAACTGAAATCGAATCTTTGCTGCGAGCGTCTCATTCTCTTCCTTCGTTGGCTCCCACCAGCAGTGCGGCTCCAAGGCGTCTGAATATCGACGGCCTGTACGCGAAGATTCGGTCTGGGGAGAATGAGAACTATTCTCCAGGTCAACCCCGCGAAGCCTTTTGGAGGGATATGGAGCAGAGTGAAGACAAATTTGATACTATTGCGCGTTTTTTTGCCAAAGGAGTCATCAGCTAG
- the MARK3 gene encoding predicted protein (MAP/microtubule affinity-regulating kinase Serine/threonine protein kinase p78 homolog CTAK1 Involved in the specific phosphorylation of microtubule-associated proteins for tau, MAP2 and MAP4. Phosphorylates CDC25C on Ser-216) gives MDQAPVQIGQFILGKNLGIGAFGKVKLATHAVTGHKVAVKILNKNKIKQLGMEEKVHREINILHLCTHPHIIRLYEVIDTPTDIFLVNEYVSGGELFDYIVSKGRLSADEARNFFHQIISGVEYCHFQKIVHRDLKPENLLLDANLNIKIADFGLSNLMRDGDFLRTSCGSPNYAAPEVISGHLYAGPEVDVWSCGVILYALLCGSLPFDDESIPNLFKKIKSGMYSLPTHLSQLAKNLIPRMLEVDPMKRITIAEIRLHPWFQHKLPPYLRHPPELMEKQERIVDQEVIDEVMKLPFHKAYGNTKGLANGTLNDLRCAYELILDHKHTRLRVMEVARAIQEAASATPPAFSPGGSRGTTPGGHYGTGGSRYGNTGMIAQHQHGRRTRRWYLGIQSKKDPAHVMTEVYKALMSLGCEWLQLSSYRIKCKWRPNTGGSGSSSTIPLAGVIAGEDGHSLRVPNLSTSEYSIKIGLTLYKVQQNIYLLDFQKMTGDAFSFMTLCANIITELKSL, from the exons ATGGATCAGGCTCCCGTACAAATAGGCCAGTTTATACTGGGCAAGAATTTAGGAATCGGTGCCTTTGGAAAG GTAAAATTGGCAACACATGCCGTAACCGGACACAAGGTAGCGGTGAAAATCCTGAACAAGAACAAAATCAAGCAGCTGGGTATGGAGGAAAAAGTTCATCGGGAAATCAATATTCTGCATTTGTGCACGCACCCACACATTATTCGCCTGTATGAAGTTATTGACACCCCAACTGATATATTTCTTGTGAATGAGTACGTCTCTGGCGGCGAGCTTTTTGACTACATTGTTTCCAAAGGCCGATTGTCCGCGGACGAGGCCCGTAATTTCTTTCATCAAATTATTTCTGGAGTGGAATATTgtcattttcaaaagatTGTTCATCGTGATCTCAAGCCGGAGAACCTTCTCTTGGACGCCAATCTGAATATCAAGATTGCCGATTTTGGATTGTCGAATCTCATGAGAGACGGTGACTTCTTGCGTACGTCATGTGGATCCCCAAATTACGCCGCACCAGAAGTTATCAGTGGCCATCTGTACGCCGGACCAGAAGTCGATGTCTGGTCCTGTGGTGTCATTCTTTACGCTCTTTTGTGTGGATCTCTTCCGTTCGATGATGAATCGATTCCGAACTTGTTCAAAAAGATCAAAAGTGGAATGTACAGCTTACCAACACATCTTTCCCAGTTGGCGAAGAACTTGATTCCGCGCATGTTGGAAGTTGATCCAATGAAAAGAATTACTATTGCCGAAATTCGTTTGCATCCGTGGTTCCAGCATAAGCTTCCTCCTTATTTGAGGCACCCTCCAGAGCTGATGGAGAAGCAGGAGCGAATCGTCGATCAAGAAGTTATTGATGAAGTGATGAAGCTACCGTTTCACAAGGCTTATGGCAACACGAAAGGTCTTGCGAACGGTACTCTCAAT GATTTGCGATGCGCGTACGAGCTAATCCTCGATCACAAGCACACTCGTCTTCGCGTTATGGAAGTCGCCCGCGCCATTCAAGAGGCGGCGAGCGCGACGCCACCAGCGTTCTCCCCTGGAGGATCTCGAGGGACAACTCCCGGTGGTCACTATGGAACCGGCGGTAGTCGATACG GAAATACGGGTATGATTGCCCAACATCAACACGGACGGCGAACTCGCCGATGGTATCTTGGTATTCAATCAAAGAAGGATCCTGCACACGTCATGACGGAAGTCTATAAAGCGCTCATGTCGCTTGGTTGTGAATGGTTACAGCTATCATCCTACCGAATCAAGTGCAAATGGCGTCCAAATACTGGAGGGAGCGGTTCGAGCTCTACAATTCCTTTGGCTGGGG TAATTGCTGGTGAAGATGGGCATAGTTTGCGTGTACCGAATCTCTCAACCTCAGAATATTCAATCAAAATTGGTCTAACTCTCTACAAGGTGCAACAAAATATTTATCTTCTCGATTTTCAGAAAATGACCGGCGACGCCTTTTCTTTCATGACTCTGTGTGCGAATATCATAACGGAGTTGAAGAGTCTG
- a CDS encoding predicted protein: MADCGATGSALDRVARSLLGGSQASDGNISKQVASLMGHAAATGNIALLQTPMSQSAPRQLTMPQASVATTFTVKQPAQASAQQQQPIAIGTPSELVSQQPSFYATTQYSQHQNDAMILQHNFHQHPIMAMQQQQQQVMMQMAHQQQQMAHMVKQQQLMIRAQNQVSEHHHHRIRESNEQKSVSLDNWQNGVDKEFGQQVSDMAPVGMHEGVTQGVSMEELAAAWAEVADDNITVGHDGLAQGATIEELAAAWAQAEAEYDSVDAATNLWNDTNDPVYEFLNTEKPERVDQQDWMEQGLREFNAGNLKEAVKAFEIELQYCNGDNSAAWKMLGRCHAENDMDREAIVCLEQAVDRDPYSPEALLLLGVSYVNELNHAKALKNLKAWITHNPKFAGMELQVDMYRDSLVDQESAFDEVQRLLVQALEYDPVDASDVLEAMGVVYNVSRDYVAAGGAFRRALDARPDDYQLWNKLGATLANGNQSQEALPAYHKALQLKPKYARAWLNMAISHSNLQNYDEAARCYLQTLSLNPAAIHCWSYLRIALSCSERWDLIQHAASQNLEAFKDLFDFVIYS; this comes from the coding sequence ATGGCGGATTGTGGAGCTACAGGGTCGGCTTTGGATCGAGTTGCACGATCGCTCTTGGGCGGTTCCCAAGCTTCCGACGGCAATATTTCAAAGCAAGTGGCTTCGCTAATGGGACACGCTGCCGCAACGGGAAACATTGCGTTGTTGCAGACGCccatgtcacagtcagcaccGCGACAACTAACAATGCCTCAAGCATCTGTGGCTACGACATTCACGGTGAAACAGCCTGCGCAAGCTTCGGCgcagcagcaacaaccgATAGCAATTGGGACTCCTTCGGAGCTGGTTTCTCAACAACCGTCATTCTACGCCACTACGCAATATTCACAGCATCAAAATGATGCTATGATTCTTCAACATAATTTTCATCAGCATCCAATTATGGCcatgcaacaacagcagcagcaagttATGATGCAAATGGcccatcaacagcaacagatGGCACATATGGTaaaacagcaacagcttATGATTCGTGCTCAAAATCAGGTATCCGAACACCATCATCATCGAATAAGAGAGAGTAATGAACAAAAATCAGTCTCCTTGGACAATTGGCAAAATGGCGTTGACAAAGAATTTGGGCAGCAAGTGTCCGATATGGCTCCAGTAGGAATGCACGAGGGGGTGACACAAGGCGTCTCGATGGAAGAATTGGCGGCGGCATGGGCCGAGGTTGCTGACGACAACATTACGGTAGGACACGATGGACTTGCACAAGGTGCTACAATAGAGGAACTGGCAGCTGCTTGGGCCCAAGCCGAGGCCGAATACGACTCCGTTGATGCAGCTACCAATCTTTGGAACGACACCAATGATCCCGTATACGAGTTTCTCAACACGGAGAAACCGGAACGCGTGGATCAGCAGGACTGGATGGAGCAGGGATTGCGAGAATTCAATGCAGGAAATCTGAAAGAAGCTGTGAAAGCATTTGAAATTGAATTGCAATACTGCAATGGAGATAATTCAGCGGCGTGGAAAATGCTGGGTCGCTGTCACGCCGAGAACGATATGGATAGAGAAGCCATTGTGTGCTTGGAACAAGCTGTGGATCGCGATCCGTACTCTCCCGAAGCGCTACTATTGCTGGGAGTGAGCTACGTCAACGAACTTAATCATGCCAAAGCACTAAAGAATCTGAAAGCCTGGATTACGCACAATCCCAAATTTGCAGGTATGGAGCTGCAGGTAGATATGTACCGGGATTCATTGGTTGACCAAGAATCAGCATTTGACGAAGTACAACGACTGTTGGTACAAGCACTAGAGTACGATCCGGTTGATGCATCAGACGTATTGGAAGCCATGGGAGTTGTGTACAACGTAAGTCGAGACTACGTAGCTGCTGGGGGTGCATTTCGCAGGGCCCTAGACGCTCGACCAGACGATTATCAGTTATGGAACAAACTTGGCGCAACGTTGGCAAATGGAAATCAAAGTCAAGAGGCTTTGCCGGCTTACCATAAAGCATTACAACTGAAACCAAAGTACGCAAGAGCGTGGTTAAACATGGCTATCTCCCATTCCAATCTTCAAAACTACGATGAGGCAGCTCGGTGTTACCTTCAAACGTTGAGCCTCAATCCTGCAGCGATTCATTGCTGGAGTTATCTCCGTATTGCGTTGTCCTGCTCGGAGCGCTGGGATTTGATTCAGCATGCGGCATCCCAAAATCTTGAGGCGTTCAAAGAtctttttgatttcgtcaTTTATTCTTGA
- a CDS encoding predicted protein, which yields MEARYSRLGLIGAGKVVFVTSPRDKSAMLLQDYRNFLRTVEQSIKVGYDTKLSILPILDVAARNFRNPRCVIGFFEFQGNTILSRYAFIAGARQRRMEYQRRVPYSRIFLGKDTTNIIMSDFEDDEPGDALGNFEEEGDVEAFAGDPEGGDDDDEEGDDDDEEEAEIELGDEDTDEDNDDDDDAGADDDEGAGDDQQDDGGDDAEEGDEGDDDDDEEEDDNNDDNAELGTSALVRQELIEDDPEDYEDAGGDDDDDDEEEEEEELEDDDDDDDEVVEVDDDEDDDDDDEDNDDEPSNKRQKT from the exons ATGGAGGCTAGGTACTCCCGTCTTGGGCTCATTGGTGCGGGGAAGGTTGTTTTCGTTACGAGTCCGAGAGACAAGTCTGCCATGTTACTTCAAGAC TACCGGAATTTTCTGAGAACAGTGGAACAAAGCATTAAAGTTGGGTATGATACCAAGCTTTCGATCTTACCGATCTTGGATGTTGCTGCCCGCAATTTTCGGAATCCGCGCTGTGTGATCGGCTTTTTCGAATTTCAGGGAAACACCATCCTGAGCCGCTATGCTTTCATCGCGGGTGCCAGGCAACGTAGAATGGAGTACCAGCGCCGCGTACCTTACTCGAGAATCTTTCTCGGAAAAGACACC ACAAATATTATCATGTCCGactttgaagacgacgaacCAGGCGATGCACTGGGTAATTTCGAGGAGGAAGGCGACGTTGAAGCGTTTGCGGGAGATCCCGAGGGCggagacgatgacgacgaggaaggcgatgatgatgacgaggaggaagCCGAAATCGAACTTGGGGATGAAGATACGGatgaagacaacgacgatgacgacgatgctGGTgcagatgacgacgaaggaGCAGGAGACGATCAGCAAGACGATGGAGGGGACGACGCAGAAGAG GGTGATGAAggagacgatgacgacgacgaagaggaggatGATAACAACGATGACAATGCAGAACTAGGGACAAGCGCGCTTGTTCGGCAGGAACTGATTGAGGACGACCCTGAGGATTACGAAGATGCTGGcggtgatgatgatgacgacgatgaagaggaagaagaagaggaattggaagatgacgacgacgatgatgacgaagtTGTCGAggttgatgatgacgaagacgatgacgacgatgatgaagacaacgacgacgaaccTTCTAACAAGAGACAGAAGACTTGA
- a CDS encoding predicted protein: MVQIRVLVLAASLSLVSAWVPSFRRSLAPSSTTARRMAIDYNDPIVGEEFNKVQPMAFEDVEQELREKGIPVPPTMNEMEIKLMLVEMRLRLSGKLAGQTEKKRPAKFSSKFEEAMWTKPMFKEFYDELKQKGDHNAQNVVAEYLNDKTLALQRYGKDYKAVIRRAEAALTAAPPVNSPTLKFSGFPANMGESGCKMTLEALGTIVGFECHVSEDLPILTGTVTFDDIESAKKAVAQYNGMDMGMGTKLEIASV; encoded by the coding sequence ATGGTCCAGATTCGTGTATTGGTTCTTGCGGCTTCACTTTCACTCGTGTCGGCATGGGTGCCATCTTTCAGACGCAGCCTCGCTCCGTCTAGCACGACAGCTCGGCGGATGGCGATAGACTATAACGACCCTATCGTAGGCGAAGAATTCAACAAGGTGCAACCCATGGCGTTCGAAGACGTTGAACAAGAACTACGCGAAAAGGGTATTCCGGTCCCGCCGACGATGAACGAAATGGAAATAAAACTCATGCTAGTAGAAATGCGTTTACGCCTGTCGGGAAAGCTAGCTGGACAGACAGAGAAAAAGCGACCGGCCAAGTTCTCTTCCAAATTTGAAGAAGCTATGTGGACGAAGCCAATGTTTAAGGAGTTCTACGATGAGCTAAAGCAGAAGGGAGATCACAACGCACAGAATGTAGTTGCCGAGTATCTTAACGACAAGACCCTGGCTTTGCAACGATATGGCAAGGATTATAAGGCCGTCATTCGACGAGCTGAAGCAGCTTTGACTGCAGCACCTCCTGTAAATTCACCGACTCTCAAGTTTTCGGGATTTCCGGCCAATATGGGTGAGAGCGGGTGCAAGATGACACTGGAAGCTCTCGGTACGATTGTCGGATTCGAATGCCACGTTTCCGAAGACCTACCGATTTTAACCGGCACAGTCACATTTGACGACATCGAGTCAGCTAAAAAGGCAGTAGCGCAGTACAATGGTATGGACATGGGAATGGGTACTAAGCTGGAGATTGCCTCCGTTTAA
- a CDS encoding predicted protein produces MAFVSAVAFTVAWRQNKALVGDRGIAPAKILLDKAQERGKMKRQRRLDCREQTSSTTRATITDVTVASRLRRIFQWKKLPRRIGEAIDENPLLVNCRERLWDRSDSMDHPAISLLWLAKDRTSLNPWLDGIAIAGILLSIVVFGLGAANVPIVLALWICQRSLMTVGGPFYAFGWEPLLAEVLFHTLFLVPFWSLNPIAKVPVPVLVQWTVRWMLFRIMLGAGLIKLRSGDAKWKDLTAMNYFYETQPVPNPLSRHFHRMPGWWHKQEVLVNHFVELIAPWLLILPGLPVQLRRLGGTIQLIFQSILICSGNFSFLNWLTMIPAIMCLDDALVGRMFSPAMQQAAVFAVATSRPSILRQIVSVTFFGVILQLSRPVVRNLMSTKQIMNSCYDPLQLINTYGAFGTVEEERLEFVISAATSFDDDWIEYDFKVKRGNVNEKPRWISPYHYRIDWQMWVASTLHTIERSPWLYSFMIRLLQQDPDVLNLLRRNPFPDVQYQPKYIRIDMYKYKFHDGKPMEKSPPYWDRVFVRQVYPRQGAASLDSLQAEIGIA; encoded by the coding sequence ATGGCCTTTGTTTCGGCTGTAGCATTTACCGTTGCATGGCGTCAAAACAAAGCCTTGGTTGGAGATCGTGGTATTGCGCCAGCCAAAATTTTGCTGGACAAAGCACAAGAACGTGGAAAAATGAAGCGCCAACGTAGATTGGACTGCCGTGAGCAGACATCTTCTACAACTCGAGCTACCATTACCGACGTGACAGTCGCGTCTCGTCTACGGCGAATTTTTCAGTGGAAAAAACTGCCTCGTCGGATAGGCGAGGCAATCGATGAAAATCCTCTGCTCGTCAATTGTCGAGAACGACTTTGGGATCGATCGGATTCCATGGATCATCCAGCTATCAGTCTTCTCTGGCTAGCAAAAGACCGAACCAGTCTGAATCCATGGCTTGATGGTATCGCTATAGCTGGAATTCTTCTTTCTATCGTTGTTTTTGGTTTAGGAGCAGCCAATGTCCCGATAGTTCTTGCTTTATGGATATGTCAGCGCTCGCTGATGACGGTTGGCGGTCCTTTTTACGCGTTCGGATGGGAGCCGCTACTGGCCGAAGTTCTTTTCCATaccctttttcttgtcccaTTCTGGTCTCTCAATCCCATAGCGAAGGTGCCTGTCCCTGTCTTGGTTCAGTGGACGGTTCGGTGGATGCTGTTTCGAATAATGCTTGGAGCGGGGTTGATCAAGCTGCGCAGTGGGGACGCAAAGTGGAAGGATTTGACGGCCATGAACTACTTTTACGAAACGCAACCGGTGCCGAATCCTTTGTCGCGCCACTTTCATCGGATGCCGGGTTGGTGGCACAAGCAAGAAGTACTTGTCAATCATTTTGTGGAATTGATCGCCCCGTGGCTATTAATTCTACCAGGATTGCCGGTCCAGTTGCGTCGCCTTGGTGGAACGATTCAACTTATCTTTCAAAGTATCCTTATATGCTCGGGAAATTTCAGCTTCTTGAACTGGCTAACAATGATTCCCGCAATCATGTGTTTAGATGATGCTTTGGTGGGAAGAATGTTTTCGCCAGCTATGCAGCAAGCTGCAGTCTTCGCGGTGGCAACCAGCAGGCCTTCTATTCTGAGACAAATCGTGAGCGTGACTTTTTTTGGCGTAATTTTACAACTCAGTCGACCTGTGGTACGCAATCTCATGTCGACAAAACAAATTATGAATTCTTGTTACGATCCTTTGCAGCTTATAAATACATACGGGGCGTTTGGGACTGTTGAAGAAGAGCGCCTGGAATTTGTCATTTCGGCAGCGACCAGCTTTGATGATGATTGGATTGAATATGATTTTAAAGTCAAACGCGGCAACGTCAACGAAAAGCCACGATGGATATCACCGTATCACTATCGCATCGACTGGCAAATGTGGGTTGCGTCTACTTTGCATACTATTGAAAGGAGTCCATGGTTGTATAGCTTCATGATACGACTCTTGCAGCAAGATCCCGATGTCTTGAACCTACTACGAAGGAATCCTTTCCCAGACGTGCAGTACCAACCCAAATACATACGTATTGACATGTACAAATACAAGTTTCACGATGGTAAACCAATGGAAAAAAGTCCTCCATATTGGGATCGCGTATTTGTAAGGCAGGTTTACCCTAGGCAGGGTGCTGCCTCGCTTGATAGTCTCCAAGCCGAGATAGGTATTGCATAA